From the Leptolyngbya sp. O-77 genome, one window contains:
- a CDS encoding ComEA family DNA-binding protein — MSGNWWSMGLRNSAQEALRSRLAKDPYYRFQSVEELQLAARLGVAIDVNQASVDDWLRLPGLSIHQARSLSALTQSGVQLHCLEDIAAALSLPVQRLRPLEPVLQFCYYDPESLCALQPTNPNTASLEALIRVPAIDLFLARAILHHRQRYGPYRNLADFQQRLALPPGLVAELMHYLRF, encoded by the coding sequence ATGAGCGGAAACTGGTGGTCGATGGGCTTGAGGAATAGCGCTCAGGAAGCGCTGCGATCGCGCCTGGCCAAAGACCCCTACTACCGCTTTCAGTCCGTAGAGGAATTGCAGCTTGCGGCGCGGCTCGGCGTAGCGATTGACGTGAACCAGGCGAGTGTAGATGACTGGCTGCGGCTACCAGGGCTATCGATTCACCAAGCGCGATCGCTCTCAGCCCTCACCCAGTCTGGCGTTCAGCTTCACTGCCTAGAAGACATCGCCGCCGCCCTCAGCCTGCCTGTGCAGCGCCTCCGCCCGCTAGAACCCGTGCTGCAATTTTGCTACTATGACCCCGAAAGTCTTTGCGCCCTCCAGCCCACCAACCCCAACACTGCATCGCTAGAGGCTCTGATCCGCGTTCCTGCCATAGACCTGTTTCTGGCACGGGCAATTTTGCACCACCGCCAGCGCTACGGCCCCTATCGAAACCTGGCAGATTTTCAGCAGCGACTTGCTTTGCCGCCGGGCCTGGTTGCCGAGCTAATGCACTATCTCCGATTTTAA